The following proteins are encoded in a genomic region of Methylobacterium tardum:
- the pucL gene encoding factor-independent urate hydroxylase, translated as MPLIASRYGKEQVRVMRLTRDGDHHTPRELTLSVMLTGRFDAAWTEGDNRACIATDSIKNIVNVTAARNLALDKEAFVAAVARVLLDTYPQIEMVAIEAEETRWLRHSIDGQPHGHTFTRDGNGVGFVALVADRAGSTLRSGLRGYTFMKTTQSGWTGFVADQYRTLPDTTDRIAATSMDATWTWAAVPAACETANARILATLLAVFGTTYSRGVQDSMYRMGEAALAAVQDISEITFVMPNKHYIPVDLTAFSLDNPGTVFLPTDQPYGRIEATVSRGG; from the coding sequence ATGCCCCTGATCGCGTCGCGCTACGGCAAGGAGCAGGTCCGGGTGATGCGTCTCACCCGCGACGGCGACCACCATACGCCGCGCGAGCTGACCCTCTCGGTGATGCTGACCGGCCGCTTCGATGCCGCCTGGACCGAGGGCGACAACCGCGCCTGCATCGCCACCGACAGCATCAAGAACATCGTCAACGTCACGGCGGCCCGGAATCTTGCCCTCGACAAGGAGGCGTTCGTCGCCGCCGTCGCGCGGGTTCTGCTCGACACCTACCCGCAAATCGAGATGGTCGCGATTGAGGCCGAGGAAACGCGCTGGCTGCGCCACAGCATCGACGGTCAACCGCACGGCCATACCTTCACGCGGGATGGGAACGGCGTCGGCTTCGTCGCGCTCGTGGCCGACCGGGCCGGATCGACCCTGCGTTCCGGCCTGCGCGGCTATACCTTCATGAAGACCACGCAGTCGGGTTGGACCGGCTTCGTCGCCGACCAGTACCGAACGTTGCCGGACACCACGGACCGCATCGCGGCCACCAGCATGGACGCGACTTGGACGTGGGCGGCCGTGCCCGCCGCGTGCGAAACCGCGAATGCGCGGATCCTCGCGACGCTGCTGGCCGTCTTCGGTACTACTTACAGTCGCGGCGTGCAGGATAGTATGTACAGGATGGGCGAGGCCGCGCTCGCAGCCGTGCAGGACATCAGCGAGATCACCTTCGTGATGCCGAACAAGCACTACATTCCCGTCGACCTGACAGCCTTCAGCCTGGACAATCCCGGGACCGTTTTCCTGCCGACCGACCAACCCTACGGGCGGATCGAGGCGACAGTCAGCCGCGGCGGTTGA